The Ictidomys tridecemlineatus isolate mIctTri1 chromosome 6, mIctTri1.hap1, whole genome shotgun sequence genome includes a region encoding these proteins:
- the Sugt1 gene encoding protein SGT1 homolog isoform X2 — protein sequence MAAAAAEPATPQRFFQCFSDALIEEDPQAALEELTKALEQKPDDAQYYCQRAYCHILLGNYCDAVADVKRSLELNPNNSTAIMRKGICEYHEKNYASALETFTEGQKLDSAGANFIAWIKRCQEALNGSESEVSASQRTQSKIKYDWYQTESQVIITLMIKNVQKNDVNVEFSEKELSALVKLPSGEDYNLKLRLLHPIIPEQSTFKVLTTKIEIKMKKPEAVRWEKLEGQGDVPTSKQFIADVKNLYPSSSHYTRNWDKLVGEIKEEEKNEKLEGDAALNKLFQQIYSDGSDEVKRAMNKSFMESGGTVLSTNWSDVGKRKVEINPPDDMEWKKY from the exons gaGCTGACTAAGGCTTTGGAACAGAAACCAGATGATGCACAGTATTATTGTCAAAGAGCTTATTGTCACATTCTCCTTGGGAATTACTGTG ATGCTGTTGCTGATGTAAAAAGGTCCCTTGAACTCAATCCAAATAATTCCACTGCTATAATGAGAAAAGG GATATGTGAATACCATGAAAAAAACTATGCTTCTGCTCTAGAAACTTTTACAGAAGGACAGAAATTAGATA GTGCAGGTGCTAATTTCATTGCCTGGATTAAAAGGTGTCAAGAAGCTCTGAATG ggTCAGAATCTGAGGTG TCTGCATCCCAGCGGACTCAGTCAAAAATCAA gTATGATTGGTATCAAACAGAATCTCAAGTAATCATTACACTTATGATCAAGAATGTTCAGAAGAATGACGTAAATGTGGAATTTTCAGAAAAAGAG TTGTCTGCTTTGGTGAAACTTCCTTCTGGAGAAGATTACAATTTGAAACTGAGATTGCTTCATCCTATAATACCAGAACAGAGTACGTTTAAAGTACTTACAACAAAG attgaaattaaaatgaaaaagccAGAGGCTGTGAGATGGGAAAAGCTAGAGGGGCAAGGAGATGTCCCTACTTCAAAACAGTTCATAGCAG ATGTAAAGAACCTATATCCATCTTCATCTCATTATACAAGAAATTGGGATAAATTGGTTGGTGagatcaaagaagaagaaaagaatgagaagttggaGGGAGATGCAGCTTTAAACAAACTATTTCAGCAGATCTATTCAGATGGTTCTGATGAAGTGAAACGTGCCATGAATAAATCATTT atGGAGTCTGGTGGTACAGTTTTGAGTACCAACTGGTCTGATGTAGGTAAAAGGAAAGTTGAAATCAATCCTCCTGATGATATGGAATGGAAAAAGtactaa